The following nucleotide sequence is from Silurus meridionalis isolate SWU-2019-XX chromosome 5, ASM1480568v1, whole genome shotgun sequence.
gaatacacaaaaaaattaagtaccGATTATAGGAAACaagaaatcaaaatataaatataaattgcacggcctcttaggacttccgtaCTTTCCATAAACGCTGTATGGTAGTTGCAATTTGTGGCGAGAATAATAGATTATAcagatgatgattattatggataaatgattttatacattaataatttCTGTGTAAATCCTGTGCTTCTGGAATTCCCGATCCCAGATTTGAGGTTGGAAAGCCATGTCGAAGGAAGTCGAGACCAGTTCTGGTCAGGAGGGGGTCATTGACCTCGAAGAACCGAAGAAAATGACCAGAGAAGactggaggaaaaagaaagagctgGAGGAGCAGAGGAAGCTGGGAAACGCTCCTGCTGAGGTCGATGAGGAGGGAAAGTACGTCTGCGAGCAGAGGAACAAGCTCCtgctattacacacacacacacactattgagGTTTTAAAGCTTAGGGATTCGTCTCCATGTCCTTGTGtcatgtctcttttttttgtcctccgCAGGGACATCAACCCTCACATTCCGCAGTATATTTCCTCCGTGCCGTGGTACATCGACCCCTCGAAGAGACCCACGCTCAAGCACCAGAGACCTCAGGAGGAGAAACAGTACGAGTTTTCGACTATAGGAGAGTGGTATAAAAGAGGTGTACAGGAGGTAAGCGGctttgaaattgaaaaaaaaaatgttcttttgaaatttaaaatctttttgaaatttttttgaGGATTTACAATAAGAATCTGTCGCCTGCAGAAATCCGTCAGCACCAAATACAGGAAAGGGGCGTGTGAGAACTGCGGGGCCATGACTCACGTGAAAAAGGACTGTCTCGAGGTAACGTCGAATTTgtcaaatttaatttctgtaGGCGTAACTTAGgttagatttttaaataaattgtttttaccCTTTGGGAATCCGTTAGCGTCATCATCCCAtcgttttctttgttttttttattagttttttgaCGAGGAGCGTATTCTTATATGAAAAAGCAACAAAggtgcatgcacagtcacagggagcaccgaccttcataagtcagtgtgtcaaaagacatcgtcctgtgtacatcgagAGCGTTGTGGATGAGCAAGTTTTTGGAAATGAATGatttatctttttgtttgtttgttttttagatattttaaaagGTAATGAGATTAGTGTAGCCTTAGTAAACATTGGCCACTCCCTCTGGCACAAGAAACAGATGCTTATATTATTGGCACGattgaaaaaaagacaataccatcaatgaatacaaataaaaaaaaggagtcaTTCAGTTATTAAAATTGAAACTGTGGCACAATAACTTCATGTTCTGCCTTTCAGTCTTTACCCTGAGTGCTCAATTCATGATCTTAGTTCTGTAGGCGTGGCTATATGCAAATGAGGCATCTCAATTCGCGAATACGGTGAAAATCCGGTGTCTAAAGTTGCATAAAACATTCGCACGCAACTTCACCAAAAGATATAAACAAGGCCCATCATTATAATGACAAAttgtgtgcaaaagtttgtacaccccCACTCAGACGACCGCTCTGCTCTTGTGTTTCTCGTTTCCTCCTTTCTCAGCGCCCCAGGAAGGTTGGAGCCAAGTTTTCGGGTACAGGTTTCGCCCCGGACGAGCACAGTCAGATTCAGCTGAACCTGGATTACGACGGGAAGCGAGATCGCTGGAACGGCTACGACCCCGAGGACCACATGCGCATTGTGGACGAGTACTCCAAAGTCGACCTGGTACGCCCAATATTCACCAAATAGATTttgtaggaaaaaaataatcatttgttgtttttttttctgccgaATGTCATTAAGTCGAGACGTCATTGTACTTCTCTGTGGCACAGGCAAAGCGTACTTTAAAAGCCCAGAGGTTGCAGGAGGAGCTGGCCACCGGAAAGCTGGATCACGGGGTACGTACCTACACCtcagagacactggaggagGAGGGATAATCAAGTCATGATCATAAAGAGACTTTTATACTacaaatccaattttttttaaatatacaaaagatttgcatttatatatgtTTCCAAGACAGAAGGTAATTAGTTTTTAGAATTATTCCTCCAACTTTATAATATGATTCCtatctttgtgtttgttttgtcttaatTGATTTagcttcatttaaatatttattttattgatttagatCAGAACAGACCACTGGCATATGATTTCACTGACCGTATGTCATGTCATGTGTCATGTCAATgttatgtctgtgtgtctgcatgtcCCCCCCCCTACAATCATTCGTTCCTCTCTTCTCTCCCATAGGAGCGTGAACACAACAGCGAAGACGAGGACGAAGATAAATACGCAGACGATATCGACATGCCCGGGCAGAACTTTGACTCCAAGAGACGAATCACAGTGAGGAACCTGAGGATCAGAGAGGACACAGCTAAGGTAACGTCTGCATCTAACACACTACCGGCTTTTTTGCGTATTTATTTCAcagcaaatataaatatatatagtgttataatttttgttcatttatttatctaacaGTACCTGAGAAACCTGGACCCAAACTCGGCGTACTACGACCCGAAGACCCGAGCCATGAGAGAAAACCCGTACTCCAACACCGGCAAGAACCCAGACGAGTATGTTTCTTTCAGCTCACGATTCAATAAGCGCTTTAGTACATTCACTTCTCACAGTAAACGTAATAAACGTGTTATTTGGGTAAATGTAGAGGCGTGAGCGCCGATTCGGTCGGAACATACGAGCGTtttgtgtgtttcagggtgGGATACGCCGGAGACAACTTCGTACGTTACAGCGGAGACACGATCGGCATGGCGCAGACGCAGCGTAAGTACCTTCACTATGCCGTAACACCCTGTAAATGACCTCAAATCTCGACACTACCAAGccgccactgctgggccctcgagcaaggcccttaaccctcaactgctcagttgtaagtctgataaattctgtaaatgtacAAGTATCTCAATTTATttgggaggtggtagtttagtggatATTGCATTGgaccacttctgggcccctgagcaaggctcttaactctATAGCTGTTCTGGTGTgtggatgagggcgtctgccaaatgccgtaaatgtaaataatagccaaacaaatatatcacaaacaaatttttgtttgcttatttgtATTTGCTTTCAGTCTTTGCCTGGGAGGCGTACGAGAAGGGAACAGAGGTCCACCTGCAGACTGACCCGACCAAGCTAGAGCTGCTCCATCAATCGTTCAAGGTCAAAAAGGAAAGCTTCAAAGACCAGCAGAAAGAAAGCATCCTAGATAAGGTATGGCCAAACCAATAGCTTACACCGATTCGGTTTTCtcgtttttttgggggttttttttcttctttcccctTCTATCCATGTACTTGAGTGTTGTTTATCTGCATCCGGTTTGCAGTATGGGGGTGAAGAGCATCTCGATGCTCCTCCACGAGAACTTCTGCTCGCTCAAACCGAGGACTACGTGGAGTACTCTCGACACGGAGCCGTCCTCAAAGGCCAGGAGAAAGCCATCGCCCGCTCGAAATACGAAGAGGACGTCCTTATTAATAACCACACCGTGAGTACACCCGACCTcaccatacagtgtgtgtgtgtgtgtgtgtgtgtgtgtgtgtgtgtgtgtgtgtgtgtgtaatgttattACAATTTTGAACAAGTTATTATCATTCATTTTTTGTAGTGCATCTGGGGCTCGTACTGGAAAGATGGCAGCTGGGGATACAAGTGCTGCCACTCATTGGTCAAACAGAGCTACTGCACCGGAGACGCTGGCAAGAAAACAGCAGTGAGTtatcacttttttaaaaattttttttttatacatgacCCGTTTCAGCGAATCGTCTCTGCGTACGTGGAGGATCGGCAGAACCGGTGAATGCATGCagctaatcatttttttttccccttcgcAGAACACGTTGTGCGTCCCCTTCGAGGAAGATGTAGAAGAAAATGAGGAGGCACCAAAGACACTGTTGGAGGTATTGTGACAGTATTGAATATTGTTTGTGTTTCCATATTATTGCCCAATTCAAACAAAAAACGTTTTCATGTGGagactgacaaaaaaaagatctgcacagttgtgattggttgttacgTTTTGAGGCAGCAGTTGCATGACGATACAGCGCGACTAGAGATCGTGCGACTAAACACATAGGGAAACTTCAGAGATTCAGATGTAACAAGGCAAAAACAGAGCAGCTTTTATGGGCTTCATCTCAATGTTTTTCTAGTTGCACCAAGAAAagatgaaagagaagaagaagaagcacaagaaaaagaacaagaagaaacGCGAAGAGAGCAGCGACGAGGAAGACGAAgccacaaagaaagaaaagttgaAAAAGGTAGAGATTCAGCAACACTAATTGTGTAATTATTAGCGTAAAAAATCACGTTCAACGTTTCTGACCGCGCCTCGTCACGTTACAGGCTCTGAGCGCAGAGGAGCAGCGCCTGAAGCAAGTCGCCGAGATGATGCAGCTGGACGAGAGGAAGCGGCCGTACAACAGCCTGAAGGAGGTCCGCGAACCCACCGAGGAGGAGATGGAGGCCTTCCGGATGAAACGCGCCCGACCCGACGACCCCATGGCCTCCTTCCTTAATCAATAAATCGTACTTTAAGTTTTCCGACGCTTTTTATTTCACACGTTTAAACCGGTTTAATCCGGTCATCTCCCATATcagtgtattattttaaaacatttcggTCTCGATGATCAGAATGTGACAGAAAGCGGTTCGTATCACATGTATGGCAAAACACACCGTGTGAGCTCgatgtgcttttctttttttttctcttttttacaatataaagattcacatcaaatacaaattattttattctggTTTTGATTGTTTGTGTTTGAAGTATCAGggatgaatataataataataataaaaatcgcCTGGGACGTACTGTAAGATGATGATAATTAACAATCATGAAGTGCGATGGAGCCTGATGTGAGTTTTAGTTCCTCATATCAGTTCCTCAGTTGATTATTTTTATCAGCAATTTTCCACATATTAcaatttatctatttatttaagaaCTAGTGTTTAAAAGATTAAAGACCAACAGTGGGGTTGAAAAATTGTGAAACTGAGAATCCAATTTTCACATGAAAGTAGACAATCAATCAttggagagaaaaatatttatttattgaggtAAAAACTTCTGTattcagacgaatcaaaatttgtatttctttttggaaaccatggacaccacgtcctctggactaaagaggagagggaccggcttgttatcagcgctcagatGAAAAAAGCCACATGTCTGATATTACAGGAGTGAAAAGTCTCCATCAGTGCTGAATGGTatgtacaggttttagagcaacaaatgcttccatccagaaaaaccttcagggaagaccttgcatatttgagctaGAAAATACAACTGCATACTTCATCTCGTAGTggaagagtccgggtgctgaactggtCTGCCTGTAagcggtggacagtaatgaattaaatgtaatttgttattgtATTTAGGTAGTTTTTTGCATATCTCTACTTTACGGAGGTatttagggagacttttacattaaattcactacatttcagTACTTTTcagtacttaagtacatttaaaggcaaatacttttatacttctactcaagtgaaagtttaaagggagcagtTTTAATGTTAGTGGATCTCTTCTTTAACTCTACTACATAGTttgtataataaacattttaaaatctgaaaacatttggtgcatcatgaaactaaaaacataacaaagaacacccagaactgttgaacagcttagaatcctgtatcagacacgtATGGACATTCCTcttccaaaacttcagcaactggtctcctcagttcccagatgtgtACAGACAGAATACATGATGCTACACAGAGGAATACATGTTCCTGTCACAactttttgagacctgttgcagccatcacatttaaaaaatatataattttctttaaaatagtatatattctcagtttttaacgtttgattttttttttttttgtgaacaaaatatggcattgtgtttttattgtactgtgtcccaacttttttgcaaTTGGGGTTTTTATCTCActcatacaattgagcagttatTTGCCTTGCTTAGGGACCCAAAAGTGGTAACAAGgcgtggctgggatttgatctcatgacctttggatcaAATGtgtaatgccttaaccactaaactaccagcTTGTACTGAGCATTGCTAAACACCTCAATATTGGAGTCACACTAGCTAAACACCATCTGAATTTCATGATACCTCCAAAGTCCCCTCCCCCTCATATCTGCTCTGTTACatcatgtccaaaacatctggAGCGAGTGTGTCAAAGCAGGGTGGATGCTGCTGCTGTAGTGTGTTGGAGAACGAGGATTATCACGCTACAAAACCCGTTTTGAAGACTTTTCACCTTCTCGTAAATCCTCTGAGGGCAGATGGGGCCTGGCATCACACGTGGACGAGACCTGCGGTGAGTTCCTGAAGGTGCGCATGCATGACACACACTGTCCAAAGCGTCATTTGGCAAAAACAAAATGGAAGGGGCAGCTcatgtttggtgtttttttgccaaaaaGAAAGATGAACCCTTGATAAAAGCAGAAAGTCATTTGAAAACTAgtgaacacttaaaaaaaagggCACACATAATGTAATGTTAAGATTGCAACACAAAACTTGGTGATGTTTTGCAGTCACAGCTGTGCCGTGAATCTGCTCTTCCTGGCTGCTTGCCTgctgctgtctctctcttttgtccTAACTGTGAAAACCACTGGGAGGAAACAACACAACTTTACAATTCACTCATCCCAGCTTGCGTGCAGTTTACCGGGACCTCCAGGAACCCCGGGCAGCCCGGGGCCTGCAGGGCCCAGCGGCAAAGCAGGACAGATGGGTTCTCCAGGCCCCGATGGACAGGACGGCACAGATGGGGACAAGGGTGATAAAGGAGAGCAAGGTAACACAGAACATTCTGTTTAAATGAACTGCATAATCGTGTAACGTTTTATcagttatttaattattaccTAACAAGCACTAtatcgacaaaagtattgggacacctgactttcccagccatatgtggttctttcctaaactgttattgcaaagctgaaggcacacaattatacatgatgtctttggatgcagtagcatgaaatttgctctttacttgaactaggagatccaatcctgttctagcatgacaatgcccctgtgcacaaagccagctccatgaagatctgttttacatgggttggagtgaaagatcacCAGCTCCTTTGGCATAACTGTAcaacactgactacaccccaggcttcctcacctcacctacatcagtacctgactttactaaatgtgtctgaatgggcacaaatctccaaaatatataatggaacatcttcccagaagactgaaGGTTATTacaagagcaaatggggactgaatgtggaatgcaattctcaaaaagtacataccaatcttatggccaggtgtccgcaaacttttagcaatatagtgtataatagtCGTCTGTTAACAGTTAAATATGGTGAAAACTCCACTGTCTTTAATTTCAGGAGAACCAGGTCGCACAGGGAACCCTGGAAACCAGGACTGAAAGGTCGCCAAGGGGTTATAGGGAGGGCAGGGCCCAGAGGTTTGAAGGGGGCACAGGGGGCACCTGGTATACGTGGGTCTGTAGGGCTGAAGGGTGAAACGGGAGATCAGGGTGAAGCTGGTGTCCCCGGTGGATGCGAGTGCGGCACGCAAGCACGCTCAGCCTTTTCAGTCACAATCAGCAAGAGCTATCCCAAGGAGCGCACACCCATCCGCTTCGACCGTATCCTGATGAACGAAGGTGGCCATTACAACACCAGCAGCGGCAAGTTCACCTGCGCCGTCCCAGGCGTCTACTACTTCAGCTACGACATCACGCTGGCTAACAAGCACCTGGCGATCGGCCTCGTCCACAACGGCCAGTACAAGATCAAGACTTTCGATGCCAACACGGGGAACCACGATGTAGCATCAGGCTCCACTGTTCTCCGGCTCCAGAAAGAAGACCAGGTGTGGCTTCAGATCTTCTACTCTGAGCAGAACGGTCTGTTCTTTGATCCATTCTGGACTGACAGCATGTTCACGGGATTTCTCATCTATGCAGACCAGATTCCTCAGAGGAATATTTCTGCTGCTGGCTCTGATTCTTCCTGATGAAAACTTTACTGGCCAGCAGAAATCCGTTTCCAATCGGTCCACTCGAAATTCACCATAATTCTTATTGTTCTTTATAACATTGTAGGTCAAATGTTTTTAGAAAGTAAGTATTCTTCGTTTTCAGGGATGTaaaatgtttgttctttttgacaaaaaaaagagttttattcttattatattattctgttATTATATGAATTCATTGTCTTCTCTTCACCCCACATTTTCACACCAAGTTCTATGCAGCTTTTATAAGAAATATTTAAGATTTCATGATACCAGATGTTCtagcatgtaaaaataaatacccTCCCATGAGGCAAGTGTGGGAGACCCCATCTAACCGAcagtgtcagccatgatacagcacccctggagcactgaggcttaggggccttgcttgggggccccaagagtggtaACTTCCCGATACTAGGGCTTGAGCCCTTGACCTTTTGATCAAaactcagagccttaaccactgagatatcACCACCCCCACCACCTGATGATGGGGATTGAATGGGGACTGATGAGGAACCAGGCTGATTGGAGATGATGAATGATAGAACATGATAGAAGATGATGGGGGATGGGATTTGTGAGCTACAGAGAGAAATATGATGAAGAAAAAGGTGTCTACTGAAGGGTCTCCTGTCTTTTCCAGCAGTTTTGAAACTGGAAATGATCATTTAATACAATGTTACTGTGCACACATAGCGAACAATTCTAAAATTGATTTAACTCtgaaagaagaacaaaattaaCTGTAGAAACATACATATATTCCTCAATATTAATCTGTATATGtgatatattagtatatatgtGATATATTAGAGTTATACAAACCCCAGAAGGATTTCACACAGGCCTTGGTGAAGCACTTGGCCTTGTTATACATACAGGAAATTTAAATGCAGAGCTCAAAAGTGTACCTGAAAATAATACTTGAATAAGTTTTATTGATTGCTTATGCCAAAACTCCATAACAAGTCTATAGTGaaagagtatctgatttgaacagtactcgAGTGTTTGACTCCTATTAAACGTAGGCTTAAAGATGTAGTCCTCAACAACAAGATACATgtttgtgaaaaacaaaagtttttttttgtgaggttttatttcataaaatactcaaattgtacacctcaacactaaCCAAGATCCACACAACAGCCACTTCTACATGCCGGAAATAAAACAAACGAGTCAGTCAAAAAAAGGCAAAGTAATAAAGCAAGATTTCAAAAAGGGAtctttaattaatgaataaaattatagTATCAGGACACAAAGTAGAATCTCTtctatcttgtgttatgtgtgttgtcttgtgttgtcttgtctgtctgtttgttctgtctgtacggtctgtctgtactgtttgtcgtctgcactgtgttgtgttgtagctctatgttgttgtttagtgtagcaccagggttctggaggaacgttgtctcgtttttactgtgtactgtgtaccactgtgtatagtagaaatgacaataaaagcctcttgacttgactcttgacttaaCTTGAGAAGAACCATTAGTATTCAGTTGACAAATACAACTAAAGTCAATCGTTTTTTTGGATAAATTAAAGCCAAATATTCATCAGCAGATGCAGGTAGGGGAGTGTTGAGCCTTAATGACCTCTTCAACAGAGGCGCAACATGTAATAATTGTCAAAATATCATGGAGTAAATAATACATCTATTGAATCAATATGTtgttgagtagagagtaaaagttgcttatatctttaatCTTTAAGTCAAACTAGAAAGTCagcaaaaaaatgttaattacagtaacgaggtacatttattaaaatactttacaccactgtttAAATACAATGCCACCAAGCTATTTTTAACATCTACACTATTTCAATTTTCTGAAACGAAAGCCATATTGGTTCCCTTTTTAAAGTTCTTTGTAGTTGTTTTACAGTGAAGAGCTTCTAGATAAATATAGTTACAAAGATTTCCCCACAACATTTCCTGGTACATTGAGTGAAACATTTGAGAACTTAGTACCATGGCCAtgtaactttattattaaacacacaTTGTTCAGGGTTGGATTGGGAAGTTTATTGCAGGTTTGCTTATTGCATGTTGTTGACATGGCGTTGCTAAGAGGGTTACGAAAGTGTCAATGTCCAAACTAAGTTTAAAGAGTATCACAGCGATGCTGTGGTCAGGAAATGACACTGATAAAGGGTGGAGGATAATGAATACATAGTGGAAACTGTTGGGCTTTAgtctataaatgtacacatatatATGGAAAAACCAGTGTGTAATAAAGTGAATAG
It contains:
- the slu7 gene encoding pre-mRNA-splicing factor SLU7, whose protein sequence is MSKEVETSSGQEGVIDLEEPKKMTREDWRKKKELEEQRKLGNAPAEVDEEGKDINPHIPQYISSVPWYIDPSKRPTLKHQRPQEEKQYEFSTIGEWYKRGVQEKSVSTKYRKGACENCGAMTHVKKDCLERPRKVGAKFSGTGFAPDEHSQIQLNLDYDGKRDRWNGYDPEDHMRIVDEYSKVDLAKRTLKAQRLQEELATGKLDHGEREHNSEDEDEDKYADDIDMPGQNFDSKRRITVRNLRIREDTAKYLRNLDPNSAYYDPKTRAMRENPYSNTGKNPDEVGYAGDNFVRYSGDTIGMAQTQLFAWEAYEKGTEVHLQTDPTKLELLHQSFKVKKESFKDQQKESILDKYGGEEHLDAPPRELLLAQTEDYVEYSRHGAVLKGQEKAIARSKYEEDVLINNHTCIWGSYWKDGSWGYKCCHSLVKQSYCTGDAGKKTANTLCVPFEEDVEENEEAPKTLLELHQEKMKEKKKKHKKKNKKKREESSDEEDEATKKEKLKKALSAEEQRLKQVAEMMQLDERKRPYNSLKEVREPTEEEMEAFRMKRARPDDPMASFLNQ
- the c1qtnf2 gene encoding LOW QUALITY PROTEIN: complement C1q tumor necrosis factor-related protein 2 (The sequence of the model RefSeq protein was modified relative to this genomic sequence to represent the inferred CDS: inserted 1 base in 1 codon), with the translated sequence MGPGITRGRDLRHSCAVNLLFLAACLLLSLSFVLTVKTTGRKQHNFTIHSSQLACSLPGPPGTPGSPGPAGPSGKAGQMGSPGPDGQDGTDGDKGDKGEQGEPGRTGNPGXPGLKGRQGVIGRAGPRGLKGAQGAPGIRGSVGLKGETGDQGEAGVPGGCECGTQARSAFSVTISKSYPKERTPIRFDRILMNEGGHYNTSSGKFTCAVPGVYYFSYDITLANKHLAIGLVHNGQYKIKTFDANTGNHDVASGSTVLRLQKEDQVWLQIFYSEQNGLFFDPFWTDSMFTGFLIYADQIPQRNISAAGSDSS